In the Cyprinus carpio isolate SPL01 unplaced genomic scaffold, ASM1834038v1 S000006601, whole genome shotgun sequence genome, CCTGTGAAGATCACTTGGCACTACTGCACCTCCACTAACTACATCCTCATTAGTTAACAGTAATCCTATCGCTGCCGATTTCAATCAGACACAGGGCTTCCCCTGCTAAAATGGAAGGTAACTAAACAGCAAATGTGATCTGGACAGAGACAGAACTGTAAATCACTTAAAGCACACAAGGAGTCAGTGAATGAAATACTGGCCGAGTTTCCGCTCACACGGGGCTCATAAACCTTAAAATAACGAGAATAGGAAAAAAGAGAGCCTGCAGTTGTCAGCTATGTCGGTTTTTGTAATGATAGCTTTGAGATTCTGGCTATAAAACTCCCGGGCAGAGTTTTAGTAAATTAGTGTAGACTGGTTGGCTAGCAACTGCTAATTCGCTACACTTCCCCCGGCTTTTTCTCGGGACACAAATATGCTTACAATTATTCTGTAATACGACATATATgcaatacaaacacatacatacaagtATTTGTTGGTTCCACGGATTTGATTTCAGAACAACAGTTAATAATTAAAAGATGTGCAGAGAAGTCCTCACCTTCCAGGAGACGCTGTATTATGGAGTCAATGTTTAATTTGTCCGGCTCCGCCATTTTAGTGGATTTTTCTCGGGTTTATTCAAACAGGTCGAGTCCGCCGTTTTCTGCGATCTTGGTGATTGGTCAAAAAATAAGGCCCCAGTCCGAATAAGCAAAGCGTATAAAAGATATCGTTATGGAAATGTGGATTTACTGGCTATATTTCCTTTGTCGTTTGGTTGATCGCTAGCTGCTAGCACACCGTTAGCCTGATGGCGCTAGCTATTGCCTACCCGTATTTAAACACCAGGAAACGGTTAATATGATACAAAAACTCCCAGATATACCCCTTCGTCTCTTATTTTGATTCTCTTTATGCCCTGCGAGCATCAAAGACATTCAGACTGTCCCTATTTTCCGTCTCCTCACAAGCCCCTTTCTCTCATCGTCTACGGAACTTTAAAAAAGACCGTGTTGTTGAAGAGCGAGATCAACGGAGGTTGATAGGACCCGCCTCCGCTTGTGAATGCAGGGAGCTGATTGGCTTACATCTCACATTTGAACTGAGGGTGTGGTCGCTCATTGGCTAGTGTTCACACACGTCTCGTTTCCAGAGCTCCGCCCCCCGAGTTGTAAAGTAATGACGTCAGTGAGGTGAAAAAAGGAGAGGGCATGTTCACGTACTATGAATTTGCTGGCGCTTATAATGTACTTTAGGTTTAAGGACTATAGCATTATGATAAATAATAGCTCAAGGTCACATAATTATATCGAGGCGCTCACGCTGTCATTAACATTAACTGTTTGATGTCTGTTCATATTTCCCCTACCTACAGGATCATTTTGTAACACACCAGCGCCCTCTATAGACGTTATGGAGCACCGCTCCTCCTTTTCTCGAGAGTTTCCCGCTTGCAACACTgccattacaaacacacaaatgcgcGATAATAGTTACACAAACTAGTACGACTGGCCAGTTTCAGTCTAGGTTTCAtctgggtgattttttttaatcttttaaatgtttagttgttcTTTGGTCAGATACAgcaaaagaatacattttatttttgtttgttttcacaaaaagacacactgacaaaataaaagacaaataactGGAAAGCTGAAATTGTTGTCATTGgatttttcttcattatatttTTCTTGTCCAGCATCAGAAGTGCATATATAGCCTAGTGTATTATTTATCAGTGCCTCATCAGCAATATTTTTAAGTTCACATTAAAAAAACCTACCAAGAGAGAGACCAGTCATGTGATCTTTCTGAATGATACCCCTTGATTCTTCTGGCTCTATTTTAGTTTcattcaaaatacaataataataataataataataataataataataacaataaaaataaatactatgcaataatttattcaaaatacgcttatttaatttaagtatacTTCAAATCCATTTATTGACATATTACTTAAGACTTACTGCTATAGAATTATAATAAAACTTATTTGgattatttctttattgcacaatgcatatttcttaatattatgcctaatgtgttttaatatcattCTTAATAAGGATTATAAGACCTCTGTATAATATCGGTATTTAAATGCAAGATAATTAAAATGTGCCTGAAGTATCCCTGCAATAGTTCCACTGTAACACAATCAAATGTTCTTCAGTGTATCTTTAGTTAaaacttcagcactacttccacacaattaaagtacATTAAGCACAAAAATCAgtttgttccaatttagcagactttaattATACCAGTTTATTATACCAATATGATATTAAGTACATaaagtatgtaaatgtatttgtagtatgcttagcatgaaataaatgtttctcaaatacatttagtatattttttcaCTAGGGGCCTCCTATCTATTTTGTCCAATCTCTTATAcatagtttttaaatgaatcaatccTTGCATCACAGAGCTGTGTTGTTATTGTGTCTCCCAGTCCCGATGTTTCACAATTTAAATCCCACCCACTCTTAACTTGTGACAGTATCTACTCATCACGTGTAGTTTCGACGGTGACTGGGAAGAGCTTATGAGGAGAGCATGAGGTTGTTTTTGAGATGTCATTATGATTATGACAGAAGTTTCAGAGGCTTTATGATTCATAGGATCATGATGTCTGACCTCCAAGAGGAAATATTTCCATTCAGTAGCATGGTAACGTGACGTATGTGATGATAATATCAGTGTACATAAatcaatacaatttatttttaacaaaaaaaaaaaaaaaagatatttcaaaactagttttttaaacaaagaaaaaatatcaaagaCAGACCTTCTCTATCTAAAAACTTTAACAAAGGGAAATAAAAAGGGGTAAAGAAAGCAGCATGGAGAAATAGAACAAGTCCAGTCTGGCCTTTCACCAACCTGCCTCTGTCTCATTTTCTACCCCACCCACTTCATTCCTCTACAAGAGCATCCTCACCTCACACCACCTTCATTAGAGGTAACAGTCTGGTAAGGTGGGAGACTAACTTAAAAGAAAAAGCTAAAAGACTGCATTCAAAACAAGAGGAAACTTACAGAGAATTTTCTTCAAAGAGCTACAATAATAGGTAAAGTTCAAACTCTTTACTCTTTGCGAAAACTTGTCTATTAAAACAAACAGCaaggttatataaaaaaaaaaaagatctgaaaatgttaaataattagttttaaaaaatctaatttcaaatcaaaatatattcatgtgaaattaaagaataaataagtagaaaagtagaaaaaattaaatcagaCAGCCTATTACATGAGGTTACAGGGTGGTGCCTTTTTGTTTTCAGACGTCAACTAATATGTTTAGAAGGATATTAACCCTATTATTTGTTAGGTGTATGACATTGTTAATATTTATCATGTTACCTTTGAATGTAACAAAACATATAAATCATTAGGATTACATATATgtcatattgtaaagtgttgggATTCACTATGGACTTCTGTCTGTTTGTTAATTGGTATATAACTGACCTCACGCAAAATTCCTCACTCATTCATGAGCAGAAATATCATTGCATAGACGTAAAGAATACAGTTTTGGAGGTGCCGGACAGCATGTTAATCACTCAGAGAGCTGCTGAATGATTCACCGTCAATTAAAAACACCtgtatatccatctatctatctatctatctataattacCGTTAGTCATTTTTGCTGGTGCCCACGCACCACATGGTCACCTTCTAGCTCTTCACCGATCCATTGCACTTTGTTAGTGCTGAGTAGGAAGACAATGCAGTGCACTAGTGGACTACAGGGTCTTAAGTGCAGTCCACACATTCTAACAGTAGTTTTATGAATGAGCCACGAGCAAACCCTGAGGAGACGCAAGAGAAGTTCAGTGAGATCGACATGAATAAAAAGCCAAAAGGCATTCGAGTGCGAGTGtacaaaaaaacaagcagttcACTGAAAAGTACTCAGTATTTAAAAGCAGATTTTAGGACttgagaatagaatagaatagaatagaatagaatagaatagaatagaatagaacagaacacgCGGTACCTGAGACCCCTGTCAGGGTGTGGCAGTTAGCTACATGTAACTAAAAGCAGATTTTAGGACTTGTTGAGACTTGAGGCTTGCTTCATGATGTGGGTTTTCTTACAGATGTTGTTTGGTTCCCACCGCAGCCCTGAGATATAAATCCCTGTATAGGACTGTCTAAAGGGGAGGAGCCATTGTGTTTATGTGCAGACGCATAAGAACTAGTTTATAGAGTATACCTTACAAAACATAATGGCGAACAGAAACGGGAAGGATCCAAAACCACTATCTTCACTACTGCTTTTGCAGAGTgtgcattttttctttgtttgctttacttttagttttaacaCTATTTCCAAACTGAGAGcatcaataatatttttgtaaaattattattattattatttaatctccTTTATTCCTCCATCAGAATGGGCTCGTCTGGTGTACAGATCGTGTGTATGGCACTGGGGATTTTAGGCCTCATTGCAGCGGTTGTGACCATTGCTGTTCCAAGATGGAAGATTTCTGCTTTTATTGGTCAGAACATTATCACTGCACAGGTAAACCATTGCTGCAATTTCAAAAAGTTCAATTTGAAGaataaatgtgtatgtttgtgcagTGCACAGATATAAAACTTcatcataatttattcctattattTCCAAAACTGCAAAGTAAATATCTGACAGAATATCTGAGGGCTAACGTCCGTCAAGctgtaaaaatgaaacagaacACCATAAACATGGTCCATGGGACCATGATATATTCTAAAATCTCACAAAGCCATATAAACAGCTTCatatgaggaacagactgaaatttaagtcattatttaccaAACATGATTTGACAGCTGTGCTTACTATTCACTTTAATTATGCTTACGTAACatcagtattgttattgttaagcAGCAgctaaaatgtgaccctggagcacaaaaccagtcttaaattgctgggatatatttgtagcaatagccaaaaatacattgtatgggtcaaaattatagatttttcttttatgccaaaaatcattatgatattaagtaaagatcatgttccatgaatatattttgtaaatttcataccgtaaatatatcaaaacttaatttttgattagtaatatgcattgctaagaattcatttggacaactttaaaggcgatttttctcaatatttagatttttttgtaccctcagattccagattttcaaatagttgtatctccacCAAATATTGCCCTATAATAACAAACCATacgtcaatggaaagcttatttattcatatttgagaTGGTGTAtgaatctcagtttcaaaaaatgtacccttatgactggttttgtggtccagggtcacatatatcaaatatatatttatagccaTTTAATAATCTACCTTACAGAAAGATGGAGACTGTAGCACGATTATTACAGAGACATTTtgctataaatatttaatttcatgttctACGGTAGAAAGAAAATTCTTTAAAGGATGCTGATTCAATTCTATGGATTAGAaggtatatttcatatttttcctcTGCCACACAGGTTCAGGAAGAGGGCTTGTGGATGGAGTGTGTGGTTCAGAGTACCGGACAGCAGCAGTGTAAATCCTACGACTCACTGCTCATCCTGAGCTCTGACCTCCAGGCGGCCCGTGCCATGACCATCATCAGCTGCATGCTCACTGTCCTGTCCCTGCTCACTCTGTGCGCCGGCGCCGACTTCACCACCTGCATCGACAATGAAGAAGTCAAGCCCAAAGTGAGTCTGGTGTCCGCTATTGGGCTGCTCATCGCGGGCTTGTTGCTGATCATCCCCGTCAGCTGGGCCGCTCATAATGTCGTGCGCGACTTCAACAATCCACTGGTAGCCCAAGCTCAGAAGAGAGAGCTGGGAGCCTGTATCTTTGTGGGCTGGGGAGGAGGAGTCCTGCTCCTGCTTGCCGGAGGCCTGCTGTGCTGCTTCAGCAGACCCCGCTCCGGAGGATCCAGCGGAACCGCCAAATACTACAGCAACAGCGCCTCTGCACCAAGCAAGAATTACGTGTAGATAAATTGGGTTAAACTAAGCAGTGGTCGCAGCAATTGAAGCTGTAGTATGTTAAATATGTCTATGTTAGTCTTTATAGTTGGTAGGTAATGAGAATAACAAAATACTAGAGAAGGTCCAGATCTGCAAAGATGTAAATATTACTTGTTTAGAGCTGTTGTCTTTAAGCTTTTAAATTAGTTTCATATAGTTTACTGCTGCAATTTCTCAGAGCAGCTAATAAACAATGTACTTGTTTATTAAAATTCAGGGATGGGCCGAGCTTGTGTCCAAAATACTTTCAGCTCATTTTATCTGTGCCAGTCCTTTTCATTTCAATAATGCTACTGAATAACGGAATTCATTATTTTTGAGTAATACAGAACAGATATTTTTTTCGAGAACTTTTTAGGATATGGGAATCTGCTGTAATCTGTACATTTGCtacacaattttgtgtgtgtgtgtgtgtgtgtgtgtgtgtgttaggtcaTAATCATTTTCTGTTGCCTTTCTGTATTTTCAGTAAAAACTGACTGATTTAAGACATTTGTGTGTGTAGAATGAACAATGAGTTTTTGACACATAAGTAAATCtttgttaaaataacactggctttttattttaaatcctacaaaacatatattaaaatgggCTTCAAACAAATCTGGTCAAATTAAAAATTTCACATAATTCTACAAAATGTTCTTTCCAATTAACACCTTTTATGACTTCATTATTTGCGTATCTTGTACATGTCCatttggatttttcttttcattctacTGGGGTCTGTCTTCGGCTACTTGCTCTCCAGTTCACTCACTCGCTGGGTCAGCTGCTCAATCATCTCTCTCAGCTCCCTCAACTCATTCTGCAAGGCCTGCACTTCCTGTATATGAAACAGAAAGTAAGGCATAATGAGTTTATTTGTGACAGAAAGGctcattaaaacacaatacacaGGCAGAGGATTCCTGTGTTCTCTTACCGCGCTGTCACACTGTCGGTTGCTCGAGGAAGATGATGTGGTGGCCATCAAGCTCTTGATGACTTTGAACTCTTTGTTTTTGGTGGTAGCCACAAAACCATCTTTCAAGGAGATCAGGATTGGTTCCCCATTTTTACCAGAAAACCAATCATCTGCCTCCACTGATGGCTCTGGACCAATCGTGTCGGGGTAAAGGTCTTCTTGAAACAAGTCAGACTAAAGCAAAGGAATTATAATGCTGGATTAAGACAGTGGAACAAATAAGCAGCAATGTGGcatttgtatattaataaaaatattaatgtggcattaataaactaccattcaaaaaatttgggggaggtacagttttttttttgttcatgtttttgaaagaagtgagattttaatatattttaaaatgtaatttattcctgtgttggtaaagctgaatttttacaattttaatatattttaaaatgtaatttattcctgtgatggcaaagctgaattttcagcatcgttactccagtctttagtcacatgatccttcagaaatcattcaaatatgttcatttgctgctcaaaagaAAATGTCTTAGTATTATTGATCCTGAAAACAGTTTC is a window encoding:
- the LOC109060584 gene encoding claudin-4-like, with amino-acid sequence MGSSGVQIVCMALGILGLIAAVVTIAVPRWKISAFIGQNIITAQVQEEGLWMECVVQSTGQQQCKSYDSLLILSSDLQAARAMTIISCMLTVLSLLTLCAGADFTTCIDNEEVKPKVSLVSAIGLLIAGLLLIIPVSWAAHNVVRDFNNPLVAQAQKRELGACIFVGWGGGVLLLLAGGLLCCFSRPRSGGSSGTAKYYSNSASAPSKNYV